The Fusobacterium necrophorum subsp. necrophorum genome has a window encoding:
- the glpK gene encoding glycerol kinase GlpK: MKYIIALDQGTTSSRAILFDENQSIVGVAQKEFTQYYPKEGWVEHDPMEIWSSQSGVLAEVIARAGITQHDIIAIGITNQRETTIVWDKNTGKPVYNAIVWQCRRTAKICDELRKIDGLEEYIKDSTGLVLDAYFSGTKIKWILDNVEGAREKAEKGDLLFGTVDTWLIWNLTHGEVHATDYTNASRTMLYNIKELKWDERLLQELGIPKQMLPDVRDSSGNYGYANLGGTGGHRVPIAGVAGDQQSALFGQACFNEGESKNTYGTGCFLLMNTGEKFVKSNNGLVTTIAIGLNGKVQYALEGSIFIGGASVQWLRDELRLVNESKDTEYFARKVKDNGGVYVVPAFVGLGAPYWDMYARGAILGLTRGANKNHIIRATLESIAYQTRDVLEAMQEDSGIQLAELKVDGGAAANNFLMEFQADILGTKVRRPVVLETTALGAAYLAGLAVGFWESKEEIKGKWILDQEFVPNMEEKEKEKKYRGWKKAVSRAREWEEQD; the protein is encoded by the coding sequence ATGAAATATATTATAGCATTAGATCAGGGGACTACAAGTTCTAGAGCAATTTTATTTGATGAAAATCAAAGTATCGTGGGAGTGGCACAAAAAGAATTTACTCAATACTATCCGAAAGAGGGTTGGGTAGAGCATGATCCTATGGAAATTTGGTCCAGTCAAAGCGGAGTTTTGGCTGAAGTGATTGCAAGAGCAGGAATTACACAACATGATATTATTGCGATTGGAATTACCAACCAAAGAGAAACGACGATTGTATGGGATAAAAATACAGGGAAACCGGTGTATAATGCAATTGTGTGGCAATGTCGAAGAACTGCTAAAATTTGTGATGAATTGAGAAAAATAGATGGTTTGGAAGAATATATCAAAGACAGTACCGGTTTGGTTTTAGATGCTTATTTCTCCGGAACAAAAATCAAATGGATTTTAGATAATGTGGAAGGGGCAAGAGAAAAAGCGGAAAAAGGAGATTTACTTTTTGGAACGGTAGATACTTGGTTAATTTGGAATTTAACACATGGAGAGGTACATGCCACAGACTATACCAATGCTTCCAGAACTATGTTGTATAATATCAAAGAATTAAAATGGGATGAAAGATTATTACAAGAGTTGGGAATTCCAAAACAAATGTTGCCGGACGTTCGGGATTCCAGTGGAAACTATGGATATGCAAATTTAGGAGGAACAGGGGGACATCGAGTTCCGATTGCAGGAGTTGCGGGAGACCAGCAATCCGCTTTGTTCGGACAAGCTTGTTTTAATGAAGGAGAATCGAAAAATACTTATGGAACTGGATGTTTCTTATTGATGAATACCGGAGAAAAATTTGTAAAGAGTAACAATGGATTGGTAACAACCATTGCCATTGGATTGAATGGAAAAGTTCAATATGCTTTGGAAGGAAGTATTTTTATCGGAGGAGCCAGTGTACAATGGTTACGAGATGAATTGCGATTGGTCAACGAATCGAAAGATACGGAATACTTCGCTAGAAAAGTAAAAGACAATGGAGGAGTTTATGTGGTTCCGGCCTTTGTAGGATTGGGAGCACCTTATTGGGATATGTATGCCAGAGGAGCTATCCTGGGACTTACAAGAGGAGCGAATAAAAACCATATTATTCGAGCTACTTTGGAATCCATTGCTTATCAAACAAGAGATGTATTGGAAGCGATGCAGGAGGATTCCGGAATTCAATTGGCGGAATTGAAAGTCGACGGTGGAGCTGCTGCCAATAATTTCTTAATGGAATTTCAAGCAGATATCTTAGGAACTAAGGTACGACGACCGGTTGTTTTGGAAACAACTGCTTTAGGGGCTGCTTATTTGGCAGGTTTGGCAGTAGGTTTCTGGGAAAGCAAGGAAGAGATTAAAGGAAAATGGATTTTGGATCAAGAATTTGTTCCTAACATGGAGGAAAAAGAAAAGGAAAAGAAATATCGAGGTTGGAAGAAAGCGGTATCCAGAGCAAGAGAATGGGAAGAACAAGACTAA
- a CDS encoding NAD(P)/FAD-dependent oxidoreductase produces MVDVAIIGTGIMGSSLAYELAKYQVSIVLLDKEHDVSNGTTKANSAIVHAGYDAKEGSLMAKYNVWGNALYENLCKEVDAPYKRTGSYVLAFSEEDRKHLDMLYQRGIANGVPEMKILERDEVLAREPNLSTEVVAALYAGTAGITGPWELAIKLVENAMENGADLLLDAEVTKIENMGGHYRITTKDGRKVEAKVVVNAAGVYADKINNMVSSDSFKIIPRKGEYYILDKVQGNLTNSVIFQCPNEMGKGILVAQTVHGNIIVGPTALDVNDKEDLSNTLGGFESIRKAASKSIKDINYRDNIRNFAGLRAEADTGDFILGESKDAKGFFNMAGTKSPGLTSAPAMALDLSKMILEYLGKVEKKVEHIKNRKHPHFMELSAEEKAALIAKDSRYGRIICRCENITEGEIVDTIHRKAGGRTLDGIKRRCRPGAGRCQGGFCGPRVLEILARELQVRPDEIVQDKKSGYILTGETKR; encoded by the coding sequence ATGGTTGATGTAGCAATTATTGGAACAGGAATCATGGGTTCAAGTTTGGCTTATGAATTGGCAAAATATCAAGTAAGTATAGTGTTACTTGACAAAGAACATGATGTTTCCAATGGAACAACAAAGGCAAATTCAGCAATAGTGCATGCCGGATACGATGCAAAGGAAGGAAGCCTGATGGCAAAGTATAATGTGTGGGGAAATGCTTTATATGAGAATTTGTGTAAGGAAGTGGATGCTCCTTACAAAAGAACCGGTTCTTATGTATTGGCTTTCTCGGAAGAAGATAGAAAACATCTGGACATGTTATATCAAAGAGGGATTGCCAACGGAGTGCCTGAAATGAAAATCTTGGAACGAGATGAAGTTTTGGCAAGGGAACCGAATCTCTCAACGGAAGTCGTAGCAGCATTATATGCAGGAACTGCAGGGATTACAGGACCATGGGAATTGGCCATTAAATTGGTAGAAAATGCAATGGAAAATGGAGCGGATCTACTATTGGATGCAGAAGTGACAAAGATTGAAAATATGGGCGGACACTATCGAATTACAACAAAAGATGGTAGAAAAGTGGAAGCGAAGGTTGTTGTGAATGCTGCCGGAGTTTATGCGGATAAAATTAATAATATGGTCAGCTCCGATTCTTTTAAAATTATTCCAAGAAAAGGGGAATATTATATTTTAGATAAGGTACAGGGAAATTTAACAAACAGTGTTATTTTCCAATGCCCAAATGAAATGGGAAAAGGGATTTTAGTGGCTCAAACGGTACACGGAAATATTATTGTAGGACCAACCGCTTTGGATGTGAATGATAAAGAAGATCTTTCAAACACTTTAGGTGGTTTTGAAAGTATCCGAAAGGCAGCAAGCAAAAGTATCAAAGATATTAACTACCGGGATAATATTCGAAACTTTGCAGGACTTCGAGCAGAGGCGGATACAGGAGATTTTATCTTAGGAGAAAGCAAAGATGCGAAAGGTTTCTTCAATATGGCGGGAACCAAATCCCCGGGCTTGACTTCGGCACCTGCTATGGCTTTGGACTTATCCAAGATGATTTTAGAATATTTGGGAAAAGTGGAAAAGAAAGTTGAGCATATTAAGAATAGAAAACATCCTCATTTTATGGAATTAAGTGCCGAAGAGAAAGCAGCTTTAATTGCAAAAGATTCTCGATATGGAAGAATTATCTGTCGATGTGAAAATATTACGGAAGGGGAAATTGTAGATACGATTCATAGAAAAGCGGGAGGAAGAACCTTAGACGGTATTAAGAGAAGATGTCGACCGGGAGCAGGGCGATGTCAAGGGGGATTCTGCGGACCGAGAGTTTTAGAAATTCTAGCCAGAGAATTACAGGTACGACCGGATGAAATTGTACAGGATAAAAAAAGCGGATATATTTTGACCGGAGAAACAAAAAGATAG
- a CDS encoding FAD-dependent oxidoreductase — protein sequence MKYDVVVVGGGPGGLAAAIEAKKNGIESILVIERAKELGGILQQCIHNGFGLHEFKEELTGPEYAGRFIDQLLEMNIEYKLDTMVLDVTDKKEIHAINSKDGYMVIEAKAVIFSMGCRERTRGAISIPGDRPAGVFTAGAAQRYINMEGYMVGKRVVILGSGDIGLIMARRLTLEGAEVLAVAELMPFSGGLTRNIVQCLEDYNIPLYLSHTVIDIQGKDRVQKVILAKVDENRQAIPGTEIEYECDTLLLSVGLIPENDISRKTGVEMDRRTNGPIVNEMMETSVPGIFACGNVVHVHDLVDFVSGEARKAGKAAAKYIKGEVSEGEYIFLKNGNGISYTVPQKVRMVNVEKTLEVFMRVNRIFKEVRLEVKAGEEVLMSWKKNHMAPGEMERIMIPKAKLEQAQGKEIVVEVVEGRQIIACTSYDNCTEEAVGGAK from the coding sequence ATGAAATATGATGTAGTAGTAGTTGGAGGAGGCCCTGGAGGGCTTGCCGCAGCCATAGAAGCAAAGAAAAATGGAATTGAGAGTATTTTAGTCATTGAAAGAGCAAAAGAATTAGGTGGAATTTTACAACAATGCATTCATAATGGCTTTGGTTTGCATGAATTCAAAGAAGAATTGACCGGACCGGAATATGCAGGAAGGTTTATTGATCAATTGTTGGAAATGAACATTGAATATAAATTGGATACTATGGTATTGGATGTCACAGACAAAAAAGAGATACATGCTATCAACAGCAAAGACGGTTATATGGTGATTGAGGCGAAGGCAGTGATTTTTTCTATGGGATGCCGAGAAAGAACAAGAGGAGCCATCTCAATTCCGGGGGATAGACCTGCGGGAGTTTTTACAGCGGGAGCGGCTCAAAGATATATCAATATGGAAGGGTATATGGTTGGGAAACGAGTTGTTATTTTAGGATCCGGAGATATTGGACTTATCATGGCAAGACGTTTAACCTTAGAGGGAGCGGAAGTTTTGGCGGTGGCAGAATTGATGCCTTTCTCCGGAGGATTGACACGAAATATTGTACAATGTTTAGAAGATTATAACATTCCTTTATATTTGAGTCATACTGTCATTGACATTCAGGGAAAAGATAGGGTTCAAAAAGTGATTTTGGCGAAAGTAGATGAAAATAGACAGGCGATTCCGGGAACGGAAATTGAATATGAATGTGATACCTTATTGCTTTCCGTCGGATTGATTCCTGAAAATGATATTTCTCGGAAAACGGGAGTGGAAATGGATCGAAGAACCAATGGTCCGATTGTAAATGAAATGATGGAAACAAGTGTTCCGGGAATTTTCGCCTGCGGGAATGTTGTCCATGTACATGACTTGGTAGATTTTGTAAGTGGAGAAGCAAGAAAAGCCGGAAAAGCGGCTGCAAAATATATCAAAGGAGAAGTTTCAGAGGGAGAGTACATCTTCTTGAAAAATGGAAATGGAATCAGCTATACCGTTCCTCAAAAAGTAAGAATGGTAAATGTAGAGAAAACTTTGGAAGTTTTTATGAGGGTAAATCGAATTTTTAAAGAAGTTAGATTGGAAGTAAAAGCGGGAGAAGAGGTTTTAATGTCTTGGAAGAAAAATCACATGGCTCCCGGAGAAATGGAAAGGATTATGATTCCCAAGGCAAAATTGGAACAGGCACAAGGGAAAGAAATTGTTGTAGAAGTGGTAGAAGGAAGACAAATTATTGCTTGCACAAGTTATGATAATTGTACAGAGGAAGCAGTTGGAGGTGCAAAATAA
- a CDS encoding DUF1667 domain-containing protein, whose amino-acid sequence MKKEMICIVCPVGCHLTVDTETLEVTGNSCPRGEKYGREELTNPKRVITSTVCIEGAEDRRCPVKTNDSIPKGLNFACMEELKKVVLHSPVKRGDVVIRNVLNTGVDVVATKDM is encoded by the coding sequence ATGAAAAAGGAAATGATATGTATTGTATGTCCTGTGGGATGTCATTTGACAGTGGACACAGAAACTTTGGAAGTAACCGGAAACAGTTGCCCCAGAGGAGAAAAATATGGAAGAGAAGAATTGACAAATCCGAAACGAGTTATCACTTCCACCGTTTGTATTGAAGGAGCGGAAGATAGAAGATGCCCGGTAAAAACCAATGATTCGATTCCGAAGGGATTAAATTTTGCATGTATGGAAGAATTAAAGAAAGTGGTTCTGCATTCTCCCGTAAAAAGAGGAGATGTTGTTATTCGAAATGTATTAAATACAGGAGTCGATGTCGTGGCAACCAAAGACATGTAG
- a CDS encoding ecotin family protein: MKKCIYAIGLLFSFSVSVFAMQHPDMNLEIYPKAKQGMKKVVYLLEKKEKEEDYKLEIKFGKDLVVDDNLHHFLGGKLEEKDVKGWGYPYYIFSGDSQMAQTLMAFPLGSEREKRVYYPTATKILPYHSKLPLVLYVPEDVKVEVSLWNRMQEIKEVSR; the protein is encoded by the coding sequence ATGAAAAAATGTATTTATGCTATCGGCTTACTGTTTTCTTTTTCCGTCAGTGTTTTTGCAATGCAGCATCCGGATATGAACTTGGAAATATATCCTAAGGCAAAACAAGGCATGAAGAAGGTTGTGTATCTTTTAGAGAAAAAAGAAAAAGAAGAAGACTATAAATTGGAAATAAAATTTGGAAAAGACCTTGTTGTAGATGATAATCTTCATCACTTTTTAGGAGGAAAGCTGGAAGAGAAAGATGTAAAAGGTTGGGGCTATCCTTATTACATTTTTTCAGGAGATTCTCAAATGGCACAAACTTTAATGGCGTTTCCTTTAGGAAGTGAACGAGAAAAAAGAGTATATTATCCCACAGCTACGAAAATATTGCCTTATCATTCAAAACTTCCTTTGGTTTTATATGTTCCGGAAGATGTGAAGGTAGAAGTATCTCTTTGGAATCGAATGCAGGAAATCAAAGAAGTTTCTCGTTAA
- a CDS encoding GntR family transcriptional regulator, translating to MIIKKKSIREQVYESLKEEIVNGRIQSGEKIIELEYAEKFGVSRTPLREALRMLELEGLVTNAEKGGVTVNYISKEDIEEIYKIRVALESIVLKEILKKDRSCLKPLHSILEETRIALDENMESEALIEIFQRFNHELYEVANLKQVSKLIKHLNEYTKRFRVLCLKDEIRLKEAFLEHCSLVEALEKKDLEEALRINDKHLFQSMKFVLNKMPDTK from the coding sequence ATGATTATCAAAAAGAAATCAATCCGTGAACAAGTATATGAAAGTTTAAAAGAAGAGATTGTAAATGGAAGAATACAATCAGGAGAAAAGATAATAGAACTTGAATATGCGGAGAAATTTGGAGTAAGCAGAACTCCTCTTAGAGAAGCACTTAGGATGCTGGAATTGGAAGGATTGGTAACAAATGCGGAAAAGGGAGGAGTGACTGTAAATTATATTTCAAAAGAAGATATTGAGGAAATTTATAAAATTCGAGTGGCCTTAGAAAGTATTGTGCTGAAAGAAATTCTAAAAAAGGATAGAAGTTGTTTGAAACCTTTACATTCTATTTTAGAAGAGACAAGGATTGCTTTGGATGAAAATATGGAATCTGAAGCATTGATTGAGATTTTTCAAAGATTTAATCATGAATTATATGAAGTGGCAAATTTAAAACAAGTTTCTAAACTTATCAAACATTTAAATGAATACACGAAGAGATTTCGCGTTCTTTGTTTAAAGGATGAAATACGTTTAAAAGAGGCTTTTCTTGAGCATTGCAGTTTAGTAGAAGCTTTAGAAAAGAAAGATTTGGAAGAAGCTCTACGAATCAATGATAAACATCTATTCCAGTCTATGAAATTCGTTTTAAACAAGATGCCGGATACAAAATAA
- a CDS encoding 2-hydroxycarboxylate transporter family protein, translated as MAKKNFRELFDIRELKWGGVNFPIFLSMLLLAMIVVYVPFGGEESGFLRANFLTIFALLGVFGLLFGEIGDRIPFWDEYIGGGTVLVFFAAAVFGTYQLVPEPVVSAIKIFYGKQPVNFLEMFIPALIVGSVLTVDRRTLIKSMSGYIPLIIVGVLGASLCGIAAGLFFGKSPIDIMMNYVLPIMGGGTGAGAIPMSEMWSSKTGRPSSEWFAFAISILTIANIIAILAGAFLKKLGEKNPSLTGNGDLVIDDSKEVVKDKEVEVKAELVDTAAAFMMTGILFSAAHILGEVWESFEFPFEIHRLAFLIILTMFLNIAGVVPERLKAGAKRMQTFFSKHTIWILMAAVGFTTDVNEIINALSLANILIAFAIVMGAVISIMLLSKKMKFYPVEAAITAGLCMANRGGAGDVAVLGAADRMELMSFAQISSRIGGAMMLILGSVLFGIFA; from the coding sequence ATGGCAAAGAAGAATTTCAGAGAGTTATTTGATATTCGAGAATTAAAATGGGGAGGAGTAAATTTTCCTATTTTTTTATCTATGTTACTTTTAGCAATGATTGTAGTTTATGTTCCTTTTGGAGGAGAAGAATCCGGTTTTTTAAGAGCTAATTTCTTAACTATTTTTGCATTGTTAGGAGTTTTTGGTTTGTTATTCGGAGAGATTGGAGATAGGATTCCTTTCTGGGATGAATACATTGGTGGAGGAACTGTTCTGGTATTCTTTGCAGCAGCAGTTTTTGGAACGTATCAATTGGTACCGGAACCGGTGGTAAGTGCGATCAAGATTTTTTACGGGAAGCAACCGGTAAACTTCTTGGAAATGTTTATACCGGCTTTAATCGTCGGATCTGTGTTGACGGTAGATAGAAGAACTCTAATCAAATCCATGAGCGGATACATTCCTTTGATTATTGTAGGAGTTTTGGGAGCGAGCCTTTGCGGAATTGCAGCAGGACTATTCTTTGGAAAGTCACCTATTGATATTATGATGAATTATGTTTTGCCAATTATGGGTGGAGGAACCGGAGCAGGAGCGATACCTATGTCAGAAATGTGGTCTTCTAAAACAGGGAGACCTTCCAGCGAGTGGTTTGCCTTTGCGATTTCCATCTTAACAATAGCAAATATCATTGCTATCTTAGCAGGAGCTTTCTTGAAAAAATTAGGAGAAAAGAATCCAAGCTTAACAGGAAATGGAGATTTAGTGATAGATGACTCCAAAGAAGTTGTGAAAGATAAAGAAGTAGAAGTAAAAGCGGAATTGGTCGATACCGCAGCAGCTTTTATGATGACGGGAATTTTATTTAGTGCAGCTCATATTTTAGGAGAAGTTTGGGAAAGTTTTGAGTTTCCTTTTGAAATTCATCGATTGGCTTTTTTAATTATTTTAACTATGTTTTTAAATATTGCCGGAGTTGTTCCGGAACGTTTAAAAGCAGGAGCAAAAAGAATGCAAACTTTTTTCTCAAAACATACTATTTGGATTTTAATGGCGGCAGTAGGTTTTACTACAGATGTGAATGAGATCATCAATGCCCTTTCCTTAGCAAATATCCTGATTGCCTTTGCCATTGTTATGGGAGCTGTTATATCAATTATGCTATTATCGAAAAAAATGAAGTTTTACCCTGTGGAAGCTGCCATTACGGCAGGTCTTTGTATGGCGAATCGAGGCGGAGCGGGAGATGTTGCAGTACTAGGAGCTGCAGATAGAATGGAATTGATGTCCTTTGCACAAATTTCTTCTCGTATCGGAGGAGCCATGATGCTAATTTTAGGTTCCGTTCTCTTTGGAATTTTTGCTTAG
- a CDS encoding oxaloacetate decarboxylase subunit alpha translates to MKKVKIMETCLRDGHQSLMATRLKTEEMLPIIETMDKAGYYSMEMWGGATFDAAIRFLNEDPWERLREIKKRTKNTKLQMLLRGQNLLGYRHYADDIVDRFIKKAVENGIDIIRIFDALNDIRNLKQACESTKKYGAHAQLAMSYTISPVHTVEYYKNLALEMETIGADSIAIKDMSGILLPEVAYELVRELKAVLKIPVELHTHATAGLASMTYLKAIAAGVDIVDTAISPFSGGTSQPATESLVRALAGAERETELDLEVLKEVAEYFKPIRNKYVAEGILNPQALMTEPSIVEYQLPGGMLSNMLSQLKAQKAEHRYEEVLREIPRVREDLGYPPLVTPLSQMVGTQAVFNVISGERYKMVPKEIKDYVRGLYGKSPVTISEEIKEKIIGKEEVFTGRPADLIEAEYEKLKQESKEFAQSEEDVLMYAMFPQVAQNYLNQKYHSVKQEQEIKEQYIHIVF, encoded by the coding sequence GTGAAAAAAGTAAAAATTATGGAAACCTGTTTGCGAGATGGCCATCAATCCTTGATGGCTACTCGTTTGAAAACAGAAGAAATGTTGCCTATTATTGAGACTATGGATAAAGCGGGATACTATTCCATGGAAATGTGGGGAGGGGCAACTTTTGATGCCGCTATTCGTTTTTTAAATGAAGATCCTTGGGAAAGACTTCGGGAAATCAAAAAGAGAACAAAAAATACAAAGTTGCAGATGTTATTAAGAGGACAAAATTTACTGGGATACCGTCATTATGCGGATGATATCGTGGATAGATTTATCAAAAAAGCGGTCGAAAATGGAATCGATATTATAAGAATCTTTGATGCTTTGAATGATATTCGAAATCTAAAACAGGCTTGCGAATCTACCAAAAAATATGGTGCTCATGCACAGTTAGCAATGTCTTATACTATTAGCCCGGTTCATACAGTGGAATATTATAAAAATCTGGCTCTGGAAATGGAAACGATAGGAGCAGATTCCATCGCTATCAAGGATATGTCAGGAATTTTACTTCCTGAAGTAGCCTATGAGTTAGTAAGAGAATTAAAAGCGGTATTAAAAATTCCGGTAGAACTTCATACTCATGCAACGGCCGGTTTAGCAAGTATGACCTATTTAAAAGCCATAGCAGCCGGGGTTGATATCGTGGATACGGCAATTTCTCCGTTTTCAGGGGGAACTTCTCAACCTGCAACGGAAAGTTTGGTAAGAGCTTTGGCAGGAGCGGAAAGAGAAACGGAATTAGATTTAGAAGTGTTAAAAGAAGTGGCGGAATATTTTAAACCGATTCGTAATAAATATGTAGCAGAGGGAATTTTAAATCCGCAAGCCTTGATGACGGAACCGAGCATTGTGGAATATCAATTGCCCGGTGGAATGCTTTCCAATATGCTTTCCCAATTGAAAGCACAAAAAGCGGAACATCGTTATGAAGAAGTATTACGAGAGATACCGAGAGTACGAGAAGACTTGGGCTATCCTCCTTTGGTAACTCCCTTAAGTCAGATGGTGGGGACACAGGCAGTTTTCAATGTTATTTCAGGAGAACGTTATAAAATGGTTCCTAAAGAAATTAAAGACTATGTGAGAGGACTGTATGGAAAATCTCCTGTCACAATTTCAGAGGAGATTAAAGAAAAAATTATTGGAAAGGAAGAAGTATTCACAGGAAGACCGGCAGACTTAATAGAGGCGGAATATGAAAAATTAAAACAGGAATCCAAAGAATTTGCACAATCGGAAGAGGATGTGCTGATGTATGCAATGTTCCCGCAGGTAGCTCAAAATTATTTGAATCAAAAATATCATTCTGTCAAACAAGAACAGGAAATAAAAGAACAATATATACATATTGTGTTTTAG
- a CDS encoding OadG family protein, whose translation MNSIIFGDKFVNFSDSLYITVISMSIVFSVLVLICFFVACMKYIPQEKETEKISTKKAKTSTILPQKMEEEKQEINYEDEKIRLALMVASMEAAAEEENAWIKIRSVKEIV comes from the coding sequence ATGAATAGTATTATTTTTGGAGATAAATTTGTCAATTTTTCAGACTCTTTATACATTACTGTGATTAGTATGTCCATTGTATTTTCCGTTTTAGTACTCATTTGTTTCTTTGTGGCTTGTATGAAGTATATTCCACAAGAAAAAGAGACAGAAAAAATTTCTACAAAGAAAGCTAAAACATCGACAATCCTTCCTCAAAAGATGGAAGAGGAAAAACAAGAAATCAACTATGAGGATGAAAAGATACGCCTGGCATTGATGGTAGCTTCTATGGAGGCTGCGGCAGAAGAGGAAAATGCTTGGATTAAAATTCGTTCTGTAAAAGAAATTGTATAG
- a CDS encoding biotin/lipoyl-containing protein, whose translation MIKVYKLKIGEKIYEVELEAITEKEGKIITTTSTQKKADTGASASITSAITGTVVEAPMQGMIVDIVVSIGDQVAEGEELVILEAMKMENSIVAPVAGRIANIHVSKGENVDNGKVLITLA comes from the coding sequence ATGATTAAGGTTTATAAATTAAAAATTGGAGAAAAAATCTATGAGGTAGAGTTGGAAGCTATTACAGAAAAAGAGGGGAAGATCATAACGACTACTTCAACTCAAAAGAAAGCGGATACAGGAGCATCGGCATCCATAACAAGTGCAATAACGGGAACTGTAGTGGAAGCTCCTATGCAGGGTATGATTGTAGATATTGTAGTATCGATAGGAGATCAAGTAGCTGAGGGAGAAGAATTGGTAATTTTGGAAGCGATGAAAATGGAAAATTCCATTGTAGCACCTGTTGCAGGAAGAATAGCAAATATTCATGTGTCTAAAGGAGAAAATGTAGACAACGGAAAAGTATTGATTACTTTAGCATAG
- a CDS encoding sodium ion-translocating decarboxylase subunit beta, with the protein MELLYTLYQTTGLSMLTVHKSIMILVALCLLYLAIKKGYEPYLLLPISFGMLLVNLPGVPNEGLMDEGGLLYWLYKGVKLGIYPPMIFLAIGASTDFGPLIANPKSLLLGAAAQLGIFAAFVGSILLGLSGKAAASVGIIGGADGPTAIYLTSKLAPDMLGPIAVAAYSYMALVPVIQPPIIRLLTTKKEREIKMVQLRQVTRREKIIFPILVTIIVILLIPSSAPLVGMLMLGNLMKESGIVPNLVEHAKGAMMYVITICLGTTVGATTNAETFLTLTTIKIVLLGLFAFGFGTAGGVIFGKIMCKVSGGKINPMIGAAGVSAVPMAARVVQKVGQEENPSNFLLMHAMGPNVAGVIGSAVAAGVLLAVFK; encoded by the coding sequence ATGGAATTACTTTATACTTTATATCAGACAACCGGCCTATCTATGTTGACAGTTCATAAATCTATTATGATTTTAGTTGCCCTGTGTTTATTGTATTTAGCAATAAAAAAAGGCTATGAACCGTATCTATTGTTACCGATTTCATTCGGAATGTTATTAGTAAATTTACCGGGAGTTCCCAATGAAGGTCTGATGGATGAAGGAGGATTATTATATTGGTTATACAAAGGAGTCAAATTGGGAATTTATCCTCCTATGATTTTCTTGGCAATCGGGGCAAGTACTGACTTTGGACCTCTGATTGCAAATCCTAAGAGTCTGTTATTAGGAGCGGCAGCTCAATTAGGAATTTTTGCTGCTTTTGTCGGTTCCATTTTGTTAGGCTTATCCGGAAAGGCAGCGGCTTCTGTCGGGATTATCGGAGGAGCGGATGGACCGACTGCTATTTATTTGACATCAAAATTAGCACCGGATATGTTAGGTCCCATTGCGGTAGCAGCCTATTCCTATATGGCATTGGTTCCTGTTATTCAGCCACCGATTATTCGACTGTTAACAACAAAAAAAGAACGAGAAATCAAAATGGTTCAGCTTCGACAGGTCACAAGACGAGAAAAAATCATATTCCCAATTTTAGTTACTATCATTGTTATTTTATTGATTCCCTCTTCAGCTCCTTTAGTAGGAATGTTGATGTTAGGGAATTTAATGAAAGAATCAGGAATAGTTCCAAACTTAGTAGAACATGCGAAGGGAGCAATGATGTATGTTATTACGATTTGCTTGGGAACCACAGTAGGGGCAACAACAAATGCAGAAACATTTTTGACCTTAACAACGATTAAAATTGTGTTGTTAGGATTGTTTGCTTTTGGTTTTGGAACAGCCGGCGGAGTTATTTTTGGAAAAATCATGTGTAAAGTAAGTGGAGGAAAAATCAATCCTATGATAGGGGCAGCAGGAGTAAGTGCCGTGCCTATGGCAGCTAGAGTTGTACAGAAAGTAGGACAGGAAGAAAATCCGAGTAATTTTTTACTGATGCATGCCATGGGACCAAATGTAGCAGGAGTCATTGGTTCTGCGGTAGCGGCAGGAGTATTATTAGCAGTATTTAAATAG
- the citD gene encoding citrate lyase acyl carrier protein: MELKVPAVAGTTDKNDIFISIEPAEQGMEICLKSKVMEQFGDNIRETIEKTLKDMGISSVKMEAEDNGAIEVVIMSRVQTAVMRSAQSTKYIWK; the protein is encoded by the coding sequence ATGGAATTAAAAGTACCTGCAGTGGCAGGAACGACAGATAAAAATGATATTTTTATTTCGATTGAACCGGCGGAGCAAGGAATGGAAATTTGTTTGAAAAGTAAAGTCATGGAACAATTTGGGGATAATATTCGAGAAACCATTGAAAAGACATTGAAAGACATGGGAATTTCTTCTGTAAAAATGGAAGCGGAAGACAATGGGGCGATAGAAGTTGTCATTATGAGTAGAGTACAAACAGCGGTGATGAGAAGTGCTCAAAGTACGAAATATATTTGGAAGTAG